Proteins encoded by one window of Rutidosis leptorrhynchoides isolate AG116_Rl617_1_P2 chromosome 7, CSIRO_AGI_Rlap_v1, whole genome shotgun sequence:
- the LOC139857611 gene encoding cytochrome P450 81Q32-like: MSLEFNTWICIPVLIFVYLLSKHVLHKLYNLPPTPFPVLPVIGHLHLLKKPVYRTLAKLSGHYGPVLYLQFGSRHVLHVSSPLAAEECLSKNDIVFANRPNMLSGQYFGYNYTALPWARYGDQWQTQRRISAMEILSTARLDSLSHIRLDEIRVLTRRLFLSGNENPDQVINLRTELFGFMFNVMTRMMGGKKYYGLESGKLEEAERFHDIVDDTNQVNCEAGLADMWPNLRWLVARKIEKRYGDVQKRRDEFMQEWIDEFRANGLVNGKGEKTLLQVLLDLQDADPEYYTDEVIKSLSQALLHGGINTSVETMEWAMSLLLNNPPVLNKAQMEIDEHVGCDRLVVEEDLSKLPYLQWIIKETLRIHPPAPLLLPHESSKDCTVIGYHIPKGTMLLVNVWALQHDPNTWDRPEKFIPERFEGKENVGKAKEGLIMMPFGSGRRRCPGENLALRIIGLGLASIIQCFDWKRVTDELVDMSESGGFTAPKAQPLMAKYRTRPTFIGHLSKIELKRPS, translated from the exons ATGTCACTTGAATTCAACACCTGGATTTGTATTCCAGTTCTTATTTTTGTATATCTTCTATCAAAACATGTTCTTCACAAGCTTTATAACCTTCCCCCAACACCATTTCCAGTACTACCAGTAATAGGCCATCTTCATCTTCTAAAAAAACCGGTTTATCGAACACTAGCCAAGCTCTCGGGTCACTACGGCCCGGTTCTTTACCTCCAATTCGGGTCACGCCACGTTCTCCACGTGTCATCCCCGTTGGCAGCCGAGGAATGTTTATCCAAAAACGACATCGTTTTTGCCAACAGACCAAACATGCTTAGCGGTCAGTATTTCGGGTACAACTACACCGCCCTTCCCTGGGCCCGTTATGGCGATCAATGGCAGACACAACGTCGCATTTCGGCTATGGAAATATTATCAACGGCTCGTCTTGACTCGCTTTCTCATATTCGGTTAGACGAGATTCGGGTCCTGACCCGGAGGCTGTTTTTGAGTGGTAATGAAAACCCAGATCAGGTGATCAATTTAAGAACTGAATTGTTTGGGTTTATGTTTAATGTGATGACACGAATGATGGGAGGTAAGAAGTATTATGGTTTGGAGAGTGGGAAATTAGAAGAAGCAGAAAGGTTTCATGATATTGTTGATGATACAAATCAGGTTAATTGTGAGGCAGGTTTAGCTGATATGTGGCCAAATTTGAGATGGTTAGTTGCTAGAAAAATAGAAAAAAGGTATGGTGATGTGCAAAAGAGGCGAGATGAGTTTATGCAAGAATGGATTGATGAATTTCGTGCAAATGGTTTGGTTAATGGAAAAGGTGAGAAAACATTGCTTCAAGTTTTGTTAGATTTACAAGATGCAGATCCAGAATACTACACAGATGAAGTAATCAAAAGCCTTTCACAG GCACTTTTACATGGAGGGATCAACACTTCAGTTGAGACAATGGAGTGGGCAATGTCACTTCTACTAAACAACCCGCCCGTTTTAAACAAGGCCCAGATGGAAATCGATGAACACGTGGGATGCGATCGCCTAGTCGTTGAAGAAGATCTATCGAAGCTTCCATACTTGCAATGGATCATCAAAGAAACCTTAAGAATACACCCACCAGCCCCTTTACTTCTTCCTCATGAATCATCAAAAGATTGTACAGTTATCGGTTACCATATCCCAAAAGGTACAATGTTGTTGGTGAACGTGTGGGCCCTACAGCACGATCCCAACACATGGGACCGTCCTGAGAAGTTCATACCCGAGAGATTTGAAGGCAAGGAAAACGTTGGTAAAGCGAAAGAAGGGTTGATTATGATGCCATTTGGGTCAGGGCGAAGAAGATGTCCTGGTGAGAATTTAGCGTTGCGCATTATTGGGTTAGGATTAGCGTCGATAATTCAATGCTTTGATTGGAAACGTGTGACCGATGAACTGGTTGATATGAGTGAATCTGGTGGGTTTACTGCACCTAAGGCTCAACCTCTGATGGCTAAGTATCGGACCCGTCCGACCTTTATCGGTCATTTATCTAAGATCGAGTTAAAAAGGCCTAGTTAA